GAGGCCTGGGTCTGAGCCATGTATGTGCTCTATAGTTAGTGTCTTTGGGCCCTCCCGTTCcttcctgggcctcagcttccccataTGTACCTCCTGTGCAGGCTCCTAAGGAACCTTAGAACTGGATGGAGTGAGAGGGTAAGAAGGCCATGCCCTTAACCATCGGGCTGTGGCTTGATGATGGGACTGCTGTTTGAGGGAGGAGACTCCTGCTGGGTGCCTGTGGTGTTAGGTTCAgcacctctttctccttcctcataCACACTCAGGCACACTCATGCCTGGCCTGGGTCCTGCCCTCACATTTCATTGCCCTTGGGATGAAGCCTGGGAGCTTCCTAGCCTGGGAGCAGAGGCTCTCAGGACTACCAGACCAGATGTTTTTAGCCTCAAATGCAGTTTTCTCCCCACCCACCACCTCACCAGCAATGCTTAGCCTCTGGCCTTTCCTTTGGGCAGTGTGACTCAAAGGTAGAAGATCCTTCTGGGGCCACAGACCTGGAAGGGTCCCAGAATAGTGTTGCCAGTCTGGGTCTGTAAGACTCAGCTCCAGGGGCCCCAGGCTGCACTGAAAGGTAAGGGAAGGTGAGAAACAGGTCCCCAGAAGAGCTCCCCTCCATCAGTTTATCCTTTCTGAAAGGGTTGGTCACTCGGTTggtgactgtttgcaactccgtggactgtagcccgccaggctcctctgtccatggaattctccagggaagaatactggagtgggttgccattcccttctccaggggatcttcccaaccaagggactgaacctgggtctcctgcattgcaggcagattctttactgtctgagccaccagggaagctcctttatcctttctgctgctgctgctgctaagtcgcttcagtcatgtccgattctgtgcgaccccatggacggcagcccaccaggctcccccgtccctaggattctccaggcaagaacactggagtgggttgccatttccttctccagtgcatggaagtgaaaagtgaaagtgaagtcgctcagtcgtgtctgactctcagtgacgccatggactgcagcctaccaggctcctccatccatgggattttccaggcaagagtactggagtggggtgccattgccttctctgttatccTTTCTAGGGTAGACTAAAAAAGCTGTGATTTAGTCAGAGTAAAAAGCTATAATTTAGTCTTCTCCATTTCATAGAGAAGGTGATTGAGGCCCAGAGATGAGCAAGGCTCTGGATAAGCTGGGAAATGGCCAAGACTGGGCAGAGATCAGAAGGGGCCTGTGGGAACTGCTGAGGTGTGAGCCACGCATCCAGGGTTGGGGTAGCAACTGGCAGCCCCATGTGGCAAGGGGAGGAAACCTGAGGGGGAGAAGAGCATCTCGAATGTGGCATTGGCTGGGGTGGGCCCCAAATAGTATCTGGGATCTGATGTTCAAGGCCTCCCAACAGTGAGTTATGTGCTGCAGGTCCCCAGCTCACCCTGATCTGGTCTCTAGTCTGTACCTGCTATTTTAACCACACCTTCCCCCCTTCACTTTTAGCCAGTGTCCTCACCTGTCAGCTCTGACCCTGACAGACTGCCAGCTAAGGTTGGAAAGGTCACCTTCCAAAGGATCTTTCCGTTCCACCAGTTTCTGGAGATGTGGGTGAGAGTCAGATGGGCCCAGGTGACACTTGCTGCACCTCTGACTCCTAGGCTGGGGTCGCTTGGTCTGTCTGAGTTGATTTGGAGCAACCTTCCCCTAGTCCTCCAAAGCAGCCTGGGGCTGCTGCAGGgccagcagaaagagaagaaggctgCAGCTGGGTGTCCAGTCatttctccttcctgcctctccctcccaAGGCCTCACCCTCCTGAAACAACAGCAGGAAAGGTGGGGCAGGAATGCCTGGGCCCATGGCCAGAGTTCTGAGACACTTGTCTCACTTTGTTGCCCCAGAGCCAATTCCCTGGGAATCATAGGCTCTTCCAGGGGCCTGGAATACCCTTCAGTGTCTTTAGGGCTGGGAGGGGGGAGATGATGAGACCCCTTCCCATTTGGTCTTTTGGGTCTGCCAGCATTGCCTCAAATTATGTCTCTAGTTCCCCCCGGGTCAACCAACTCAGCATGTCAGAGTTGGAGAGAGGCTGAGTCTGAGAGTCTGGGGTTAAAAGAGTATTTAATTTTCAATCCTAAGATGTATAGTCATGAAATCTGGGCAGATGACCTCGTTTACCAGGTCTGGTAGGAGAGGGCTGTGTCTGATTGGAGGCTGCAGCCTGGCTATGGCGGTGGGTTTGAACCTAGGCCCtttgcttcctctctctccagTCAGGAGGCTCCTTTCTCAGGTGATCCTGCCTTCTTGGTGGGTCCCTCTCTCCAGAGCAGGAGGTACAAAGACCTGCTCATCCCCAAAGCCCCCACATGTGGAGTAGGACCTGTCCTGCAGGGTCAGCCAGGTGGGGAGCATGGAGGGGCTGGCTCCTGCCCACACTGATCTCACCCTCTCACTGCTTGGCATCTTCTCGTCTGCAGCTGTCACCAAGTCCGTGTCCCCAAGTCTGACTTTGAATATCACCAGTCCCCGACTCTGAGCCcctccatggctcctctgtcagCCACTTAGGCAGCTCTTGGTGGGCCCCCTGCCAAGCCTGGGTCTTCATGCTATCGAGCCTTTGTGCTCTTGGTTCCCTCACCTGCATGCCTTGTCCTCTCTGCCTCTTTTATTTCCTGTTCATCCTTCATGCTCCAGCAGGCAGTCCCCTACTTCCCCCAGACCTCTTCTTGTTTATAAGGCAAGACAGGGGGTCCTGAGTCATGACCTTGAGAAAAAGGCTGTGCCCTTCTGACAATATCCTTGTTTCCAGAGACTCTGTGGAGAGGGGGCTAGGTCAGATCACTACTAGATGTTACTCTGAGCCCTTGGGAGCCATGGTGGGTGTTTGAGCAGGGGAATGAACAAGCCAGAGGGCTTAAGGAACATCTGCCTTTTGGGTAAAAATAGATGTTTCTTTAGGCAATTCTGAGCCCTCTCTACTACTCCTTCAGGCTCCCCTCAACTGGGTCCAAGTAGAGCATAAATAGGAGTCACTGGTCTGTTTAGAACTCCCCTTTGGGGTGACCTGGGCTCCCTACTCAGTTCTGAGGTGGGGTGGTCTTGGGCCTTGCTTTTGGGCATCTGGCCTGAGATGAGCACTGACCATGCTCCCACAGCTGCTCTAATCTGTGCTCTGTCCACAGGCCTGAGTCTGGCACCCTGGCCATGTGCAGCCCAGAGGAGGCGGCCCTGCTGCGGCTGGAGGAGGTTTTCTCAGCCACCCTTGCCCGCATCAACAGCCTTGTCTTCCAGCCCCTTCTTGAGGCTGGTGAGTTGAGGCTCTCCAGTGAAAAAGGTGGGGGCCACAGGAACCATCCTCCTAGGGACAGGAGTCCTCCCTGGTTGGAtcttctaaccctaaccctaaccctaaccctaactgcAGATGGGAGCGGTGGCATTTGAAGTGGATGGCTTTCGATGAGTCCAGGGTTCTCACGCCCAACTGTTGGCTGCTTCCTTCTCAAAGGGACCCCGGGGAGTTAGGCTCTGAACCCCATTCTAACCTAGGTCTGCTGTACATGGAGACAATATTCCATCTCTCCCAGGGCACAGGTCTGGATTCTCTGCCCAAATTCTCATCTTGCTGTCACCCAGGGCGTGACTGGAAGGCAGGATGCCCAGTCTGTGAAGTGACCTTAGGCAGGTGCCTTCATCTCAGGAGCTCTGTCGGCGTGTCTGTAAATGGCAGGGGATCACTGCACATTCTGGACCTGAGGAAGTTCTGAAACTCGGGGAATGTGTGTACTCAGTGGCCGTAGGTCATCAGTGCTGCCCCTATGTAATGAGGAAGTGGAAATGTGCCCCTGTTTAATCCAAAAGGGTGCCACCCACTACTGCAGCCTGCCCGTCCCTTGCTGAGCTCCAGGGGGCACGTGGGCTTCCAGTCCTGTCCCAAGGACCTCCAGGGCTCGTGGGGCTACTGCCCCTCGGGTGACCAGCCAGGGCCTGTGTGTGCTCCCTGGACGGTGGAGCGGCCCTGTTCCCCCTCACGGGGTGCTTGTGCTCCTGCCCCAGGTCCAGAGGCCTCAGACCCCTGGGGCCGAGAGTGCCTGCAGCTCCTGCAGCAGCTGCACAGCAGCTCCCAGCAGCTGTGGGACGTGACGGAGGAAAGCCTGCACTCGCTGCGGGAGAGGCTGCGCCGCCCCGAAGCTGTCGGCCTggagtccctgctgctgctgcagagcGCAGACCGCGTCCTGCAGGTCCACCTGGAGTAAGATAGCCCCGgtgggctgggggctggtgctGGGACTCACCTGGCTCAGGGCTTCGGCAAAGATTTGCACTCGGCCCTGGGGTTGGGTGTTAGCCTGGGGGCAGGCTCAGACACCCCAGATCTGAGCCTGGTGACCTCCCAGGGAAGAAAGACTGAGTTAGAATTGTCCGGTTGAGTCAGTGAGGACTCAAGATCAGCAGTGCCCAGAGCCAGGCCCTCAGGGCTGTAGCCACTCAGCGGGTAGGATCTAGGAACCCCAGAAGGGCAGGCCCTTGAGTCTGGACCTGAGGGTGGGGCCTGCAGGGTATCCCTGGTGCTACCTACAGGTACATCGAGTCCTACACATGCTGCGTGGCAGTGCAAGCCTTTCAGAAGGCAGTGAAGAGGAGGAGGTGAGCACAGGGCACCGCGGTGGGCCTCTGAGAGGGGCGTGTCTGGGAGAGAGGACGTGGGGAAGCCACGACCCCAGAGCAGTGAGTGTCACAGCCCAGGATTCATCCTGAGCGCTCCTGGCTCTGGCAACCCCACGCTGATCCACACCCCGGAAGAGGGGCAGGGAAGCCTCGGGAGGCTGTGAGCAGAAACCAGAGACACCAACTAGCAGGAGTGACCCTGGGGCAGGGGAGCATTCCTGATTCCTACTCAGGGAGGGCTGCTGTAATCAGTGATCCCTTCAGTCTCTGAGATGCTCCTCCCAAACCTCAGCCACTGTTCTCATGGGAGAGAGCTTTGGGGTCTGGGATTGGTCCTGGGATCTGAGGGATTAGCCAGGGCAAGGAGGCAATGGTGGTGGGTGCGGGAACAGAGGAAGGGAGAGTGACGGGGCGCTGGCCCTCCCTCCACTCAGTGAGTACTGGCGGGGCCAGCGGAAGGCGCTGCGGCAAGTCCTGTCTGGCCTGAGCTCCGAGGGCTCGGTGGGCACGGCCCTGCTCCAGGCCCTCCGCCAGCCACTCGCCCATCACGTGCAGCAGTATGTGCTCCTCCTGCTGAGCCTCGGGGACACCGTCGGGGAGGTAGGTAGCAGGGGTgcggggggcagggggccagGGCGGTATCGATGCTTACCAGACCTGCCTCTGTGAGGAAGCTGACGGACGGGAGAAATGGGCCTCTGGCTCAGGGAACCCCTTACGTCAGGAACCCCTTGTTTGAAAAGGATCTGGCCTGCCTTGGGGACATCATCTTGTTCTGGGGGTTTGAAGGGCCATGTCCTTGCCCTGGGGTATCTGAGTTACATGGGCCTTCCCTGGCGGAGCCAGCGGAGACCCAGAGAGCAGATGTAGACTCGTGTGCTGGGTGTGAGGACACATGGCCCAGGCCCAGGTGGAGCATCATCAGATGGTCCTGAATCCCCCGGAGGCATCCTTCTGCTGACCTCTCCTCAGAGGAAGAGCCAGCAGGGAGAAAAGAACAAACTCCTGACCAGCtgggccagggcagggctggggcagtcATCCCAGAGTGGGGGAAGGTTCTGACGAGCCCCCGCCCCGGTGGCTCTGTCCCCCCACAGTGTCACCCCACCCGGGAGCTGGTGATACACGCCGCCAGCCTCTTTGGGGACTTGCAGTCCTTCATGAGGCAGGAGCTGGACCAGGCCACGGCCACGCAGGCCCTCTGGCCCACTCTGAGTAGCCGGCTGAGGGTGAGTTCCACGCCTGAAGGGCGCTCTGAGAAGACCCTCCCATCCAGTGGGGGCCCCCTGGGTGGCTCGAGCTGCCTGCTGCATTCTccatgcttcagtttccccacccaAATGGGGCAGTGGCTAAAGCAAGTGTCTGTGACACTTCTCTGTCCAGCCATCTTCACGCATTTGTTGAGCACCTCCTGGGCTGGGATGTGAGCTGCTGGCTCTGGAAGAGCGGTCACAGAACCGACCCTCTCTCCTGGGATGTCACTGAATGATTGCACCCTCGAGCCACTGCCTACACTGCCCCTACAGGGGGAAAATCCCCTGTGTTCTGATGAGGCATGACAGGCTTGGGGCCCAGAGAGGAGAATTAGGAGGACAAATGAAGGGGATAAGAATTGCCAGAGAGAGGCAGGGATTGTAGAAGCCTGGGTGAGAGTTGATGGGGGCTTGGTCGTGGCCATGGCCTGAGATGGGGTGGAGGAGGACAAAGCAGGGCTTCAGGAGAAGTTGTGACGTCTTGCTGGGAGTAGCCAGGAATGAAGCACCACCAGCTCAGAGCCCCAGTGCCCGTCACTGACCTGGGGGCCTCCAGGAGACGCTCAGAGTGTGGGTGGAGGTGCCTGGGGCCGAGGCAGGCAGTGGGGTGACTGGTGCAGTGTCAAGAACGGGGGTCCCTGAGCTCTGCAGTTCCCTCCTTGCCTCACCAGGATGTACTCTGCACCCCCGCTCGCCGACTCTTGCAAGACAGCCAGGACGTCCCCGTGACAGTCACCCCACTGCGGGCAGAGCGCGTGCTGCTATTTGATGATGCCCTCGTCCTGCTGCAGGTGGGCTGGGGCTGGCCAGAGGTCTTGGGAATGgttgagaaaaggaggaaagagacaaGTGCCTGGGGGAGATGAGGGGGCTGAGGCATGGAAAGGGTGCTACTTGCCTAtccaaacctatgtctcctgaagCCTGGTTTGGGGGTTTTGATGCAGTTTGAGTTTTCCTCCACCCCCGACTGCCCCCTCTGTGCTCCAGGTACACTGACAAGACCCTCACTAAAAGGCGCCGAGCCCTTTCTCACCTCTGAATCTGGGCACGTCCTGTTGTCTCTGCGGGACCCTCTCTTGTCCTTGCCCATGTCTGGCACGTTCCTTCTCCCCTtcaggcctgggcctggggccACTTCCTCCTGTGGCTATTGCTAGGCGGGAGAGGTCACTACACAAGATGTTCCAGAGGAAGGGAGGTTTGGTCTGGCTCTCAGAGCAGGGATGACATTCCAGGTAGAAGGAGCAGCACAGGGAAGGTTCAGGCTGAGGAGAGTTTGTGGCAAGTGGAGAAAGGAGGGGGCACATGACCTGGGGCTGTTCTGTGTGGTCTCAGGTGTCAGGCTCGGCCGTAGGAACTTCAGGGAGGTTTCCAGAAGGGGCTCACAAGGTCCAAGCTGCATTTCCGGAAGACCACTCTGGTGGCCCTGATGGAGCAGGACGTGGGGGATTGTGGGAGACTGATCCTGGGTcttgggtgggaagggaggtggaggGGCTGCCCCGGAGATGGGAACAGGCAGGGGTGGTGGGGGACTCAGCGCTGGGCATGCTGAACCGAGCAACCTGGGGACACCCAGGGGCGTGCTGAGCTGGTGCTTGGGAGCAAGGCCAAACCAGAGAATAGGTGAGCATCTTGCCCACCTATGCCCCATCTTCTTTCAGGGCCACAACATCCACACCTTTGATCTGAAGCTGGTGTGGGTAGAACCTGGGCAGGACAGGTGAGCGCCCCTCTCCAGTGACACCTCAGGCCTTCCCTCCCTCTACCCCATGAAACCTGCCCACCCCAGGGCTCTGACTGGGACCCGCCCGCAGCTCCCTTCTGAATGGAACTGGGGCTGACTCATCACCTCCATCTGTCTAGGTGCACGTTTCACCTCCTCACACCCGAGGAAGAGTTCTCCTTTTGTTCCAAGGACCCGCAGGGCCTGGTGAGTGTGGGTGGACTGTGAACTCGGGGATGAGGAttgggggaggaagggaaggcgACAGGAGGGTAAGGGGAGGGCATAAGGATACTGCCCTGGAGGCTCCTTGGGAATGTCAAGCCTCTGGAGCCATGGCCAGAGTGAATCAGGCGTCTGCCTGGACGCAGGCATAAGACTGCCATAGAGAGCAGGTATTTTTCTCTGTGAAGCCAGTGTTGAGGCCTGCTTGATGGTTTTGTTTGGCCGCTCTGGGAAGGCCCCAAACTGCAAGTCAGTATCTCAGATCTGGATGAGGCCCTAGGGAGCAGTGTGGAACTGTTGGAGCTTCCCCCAGGTGACAGAGTGGGGTGTTGGGGGGGGGTGGTACCTGGGGCCACCccaggaggcttcctggaggggctGCCTCCAGCAGCAGTGACCTGTCCTGTGTTTCCCCTGTCCTCCCCCAGGTGGTCTGGCAATGGAAGGTTACCCAGGCTGTGTGCCAGGCCTTGCGTGGGAAGAAGGACTTCCCGGTGCTGGGAGCGGGCCTGGAGTCTTCTGAACCCCCCACCTGCCGCTGTGGAGCATACACCTTCCGTGCAGAGGGCCGCTTCTGCCAGGCCACCTACGAGGGCGAGTGGTACTGGGGCAGGCCCCATGGCAAGTGAGTGACCGAGGCTCTGGGCCAAGCAAGGCAGGGGTCCTCCTGGGAGTCTGGGGAGCACATAGGACCGGATGGACCTTATTGCCTCAGGGCATGAACCAGAGGCTGTTACCCTTTCTGGTCAATTCTGTCAATTTTTAAGTCCTCCTGAACAGCACTGGCCCATAATAGGTTTGTGCCAAATAGTCTTGATGTCGGTGAGGCTGGGGAGCCCGGGACAGGCATCAGGAGGCCAGACTGCAGGGCCCACAGTTACTGTTCTGTTCTCAAGGCGGGTGAAAGAATAACTAGTGTCTGTGTAGCGTTTTCTGGTGGCCCTTATAAGAATGGCCTGAGGGAGTGTTAGCATGCCCTTTGTAGATGCAGAAACCTTGACTTTCTCCAGGCCTCAGGGTAGGTTCTAGGGGGAGCCTGGCCTCAACTGCAGATCTATACGACTCTACAGGCAGATAGGCTTTTGAAGAATGTGGCCCTAATTTGTGCCACAGCTGGcgaaactaaggcccagaaagCAGAAGGGACTTGCCAAGGTTTTGCTGGCAAGCATTCCACTCATTTCTGATACCCTGCCTACTTCCAGAAAGGGCTTCAGGAAGCCTGtgaacaaaaacacagaaaaagcaatGCTGTGTCAGAAGAGGAGATGAGGATGGTAGAAACCCCACTGACTCCTAGTGCTTGGCTTGAACTTGAAGGTTATCTCTGAGATTCCTGTTGGTCAAGGGAACAAGGCAACCTGGTAGAACTTGCCCTGCTGCGTGTAGAGTGCCCTCCGTGAGGCTGCAGGGGCAGCTGTGCCAGGAGTAGGGAAGGGCTGAGAGCCCATACAGGGTCGTAGAGCTTAGGGAAGAGCCCCAGTGGGAGCAGAGAGTCCAGTCCAAGGGCAATCGAGGCCTCTGAGAGAGTGTATGGTGGAGGCCGGCTGGGGGACTTGTGTATGCTGAAGGATGGTCTGGTGGGCCTGACACCCATGGACCTGTGACTGTGGACCTCGACTGTGTTCCAGGGGAACCCTGAAGTGGCCAGATGGGCGGAATCACGTGGGGGATTTCTGCCAGGGCCTGGAGCACGGGTAAGGCTGGGGCTGACATGGGGCTGCGTGGTGGGGGTTCCCACCCCCATCACTGTCACCGGCCTGGCCCCACCCTAAATTCCCAAACCTCCAGCAGAAACTTGGAGGCCTTCTGGTCTAGCTCCACTCATTGTCCTAAAGGGGAAACTAGGCTCTGAGGAGAGGGCAGGTCATGGAGGGAGTGGGCTAGGGCCAGAAGGGCCATGGCTAGGGCCATGAATCTCAGagtcatgggggtggggtggaggtggggtatcCTGAGGGGCCCTTAGGAAGAAGAGGGACCTGATCGCCTATAAGATTCTCCTCGTTGTCTGCGAAGGCACCTCGGAAGCAGGGACACTCCTGGGCATGGAGGGGGTGTGACAGGTGTCTGGGGCAGGGCCGTGGCCCCAGTGCTGACCACCCTCCTTGCCCACCCACACTGGCAGCTTTGGCATCCGCCTGGTGCCCCAGGCCTCCGAAGATAAGTTTGACTGTTACAAGTGCCACTGGCGGGAAGGCAGCATGTGCGGCTATGGCATCTGTGAGTAAGTGACCCTCATCTGACGAGGGGTAGCCTTGTGGGCTGGGCACGTCCTCTGGGAGGCAGGGCCAGCCATTGGTGACCCTCCTCAGGTACAGCACCAGCGAGGTGTACAAGGGCTACTTCCAGGAGGGCCTGCGCCATGGATTCGGGGTCCTTGAGAGTGCCCCACAGGCCCCTCGGCCCCTGCGGTACACAGGCCACTGGGAGAGGGGCCAGCGGAGTGGCTACGGTGTCGAGGAGGACAGCGACAGGTGAGCACTCTGCAGCGCCCCCAGCAGGATTAAGGAGAGAGAGGACCCTCACAGACCAAATGCCTCTAGGCGTGGGTTCCCTGTCATCAGTGGGTCCATTCTGTCTGTCTCCCAGAGTCTTTCTGAAGCCCCTCACTTCCACTCCACGCCCTCAGTTGCTGCTGAGGCTCAGGTTGAGGGACCCTGACCTTGACTGCAGATGCACCCCCCCGCCCAACTCCAGCCCTTCGCTCTGTCAGAGAGGAGTTTGTGCCCCCAAGATCTGGTCCCCTCAAAGGGTCACAGCCCTTCCAGGTTCTCTGGGCTGAGACAAAGCCCAGTGTCCTTGGCCTGGCATCCGAGGCCTTTCCTGCTCCTCTGAACTCATCCGTGCCATGACACCTGTGTACCCCCCAGCCTTCTAGaccactgaagtgaagtgaagtgaaagtcgctcagtcgtgtctgactctgcgaccccatggacaggccagaatactggaatgggtagccattcccttctccaggggat
This region of Bos indicus isolate NIAB-ARS_2022 breed Sahiwal x Tharparkar chromosome 22, NIAB-ARS_B.indTharparkar_mat_pri_1.0, whole genome shotgun sequence genomic DNA includes:
- the ALS2CL gene encoding ALS2 C-terminal-like protein isoform X3, with the translated sequence MCSPEEAALLRLEEVFSATLARINSLVFQPLLEAGELRLSSEKGPEASDPWGRECLQLLQQLHSSSQQLWDVTEESLHSLRERLRRPEAVGLESLLLLQSADRVLQVHLEYIESYTCCVAVQAFQKAVKRRSEYWRGQRKALRQVLSGLSSEGSVGTALLQALRQPLAHHVQQYVLLLLSLGDTVGECHPTRELVIHAASLFGDLQSFMRQELDQATATQALWPTLSSRLRDVLCTPARRLLQDSQDVPVTVTPLRAERVLLFDDALVLLQGHNIHTFDLKLVWVEPGQDRCTFHLLTPEEEFSFCSKDPQGLVVWQWKVTQAVCQALRGKKDFPVLGAGLESSEPPTCRCGAYTFRAEGRFCQATYEGEWYWGRPHGKGTLKWPDGRNHVGDFCQGLEHGFGIRLVPQASEDKFDCYKCHWREGSMCGYGICEYSTSEVYKGYFQEGLRHGFGVLESAPQAPRPLRYTGHWERGQRSGYGVEEDSDRGERYIGMWQADQRHGPGVMVTQAGVCYQGTFQADKMVGPGILLSDDDSLYEGTFTRDLTLVGKGKVTFPNGFTLEGSFGSVSGRGLHTQGVLDTAALPPDPSSTCKRQLGQGVFPVESRWQGVYGAFRDFVRAGCPGDLREALLGFHVQSSRELRKSQEYLCCERTCPEDQAGRMEDLLEELLQHREPEALQQCLRKALSNSLHPLGKLLRTLMLTFQATYAGIGANKHLQGLAQEEVKQHAQELWAAYRGLLQVALQRKGQAPEEDEDAETRDLRVHSLVLPLMLPSFYSELFTLYLLLHEREDSLYSQGITHLSLFPDARLLEFLDVQKHLWPLKDLTLTTNQRYFLVRDKCFLSATECLQKMITTVDPREKLEVLERTYGEIEATVSRVLGREHKLPMDDLLPLLIYVVSRAQIQHLGAEIHLIRDMMDPLHTGGLYDFLLTALESCYEHIQKEDMRLHRLPSRWSSREPR
- the ALS2CL gene encoding ALS2 C-terminal-like protein isoform X4 translates to MCSPEEAALLRLEEVFSATLARINSLVFQPLLEAGPEASDPWGRECLQLLQQLHSSSQQLWDVTEESLHSLRERLRRPEAVGLESLLLLQSADRVLQVHLEYIESYTCCVAVQAFQKAVKRRSEYWRGQRKALRQVLSGLSSEGSVGTALLQALRQPLAHHVQQYVLLLLSLGDTVGECHPTRELVIHAASLFGDLQSFMRQELDQATATQALWPTLSSRLRDVLCTPARRLLQDSQDVPVTVTPLRAERVLLFDDALVLLQGHNIHTFDLKLVWVEPGQDRCTFHLLTPEEEFSFCSKDPQGLVVWQWKVTQAVCQALRGKKDFPVLGAGLESSEPPTCRCGAYTFRAEGRFCQATYEGEWYWGRPHGKGTLKWPDGRNHVGDFCQGLEHGFGIRLVPQASEDKFDCYKCHWREGSMCGYGICEYSTSEVYKGYFQEGLRHGFGVLESAPQAPRPLRYTGHWERGQRSGYGVEEDSDRGERYIGMWQADQRHGPGVMVTQAGVCYQGTFQADKMVGPGILLSDDDSLYEGTFTRDLTLVGKGKVTFPNGFTLEGSFGSVSGRGLHTQGVLDTAALPPDPSSTCKRQLGQGVFPVESRWQGVYGAFRDFVRAGCPGDLREALLGFHVQSSRELRKSQEYLCCERTCPEDQAGRMEDLLEELLQHREPEALQQCLRKALSNSLHPLGKLLRTLMLTFQATYAGIGANKHLQGLAQEEVKQHAQELWAAYRGLLQVALQRKGQAPEEDEDAETRDLRVHSLVLPLMLPSFYSELFTLYLLLHEREDSLYSQGITHLSLFPDARLLEFLDVQKHLWPLKDLTLTTNQRYFLVRDKCFLSATECLQKMITTVDPREKLEVLERTYGEIEATVSRVLGREHKLPMDDLLPLLIYVVSRAQIQHLGAEIHLIRDMMDPLHTGGLYDFLLTALESCYEHIQKEDMRLHRLPSRWSSREPR